A single genomic interval of Bacillus smithii harbors:
- a CDS encoding YjcZ family sporulation protein, with amino-acid sequence MMGGAYAGGFALIVVLFILLIIVGTAFVGFGY; translated from the coding sequence ATGATGGGCGGAGCTTATGCAGGTGGCTTTGCGTTGATTGTTGTGTTGTTTATTTTGTTGATTATTGTTGGTACGGCTTTCGTTGGTTTCGGTTACTAG
- the ftsE gene encoding cell division ATP-binding protein FtsE — protein MIEMKDVFKQYPNGVVAANGFNVRIGKGEFVYIVGPSGAGKSTFIKLIYREEKPTKGTVIVNGTTVSTLKNSKVPFLRRNIGVVFQDFKLLPTLTVYENVAFALEVIEEEPEKIRKRVMEVLQLVGLKHKARMFPDELSGGEQQRVSIARSIVNRPKVVIADEPTGNLDPETSWDIINLFEKINRTGTTIVMATHNKEIVNTNRHRVIAIDNGRIVRDEQRGEYGYES, from the coding sequence ATGATAGAAATGAAGGATGTTTTTAAGCAATATCCGAACGGCGTAGTGGCGGCCAATGGTTTTAATGTAAGGATTGGTAAAGGAGAATTCGTTTACATCGTTGGCCCGAGCGGTGCAGGCAAGTCCACTTTTATCAAGCTGATTTATAGGGAAGAAAAACCGACAAAAGGCACCGTGATTGTCAATGGGACCACCGTTTCTACCTTGAAAAACAGCAAAGTTCCGTTTTTGAGGAGAAATATTGGAGTTGTCTTCCAAGATTTTAAACTGCTGCCGACGCTGACTGTTTATGAAAATGTCGCCTTTGCGTTGGAAGTGATTGAAGAAGAACCGGAAAAAATTAGAAAAAGAGTCATGGAAGTACTGCAATTGGTCGGCTTAAAGCATAAAGCGAGAATGTTTCCCGATGAGCTTTCAGGCGGGGAACAGCAGCGTGTTTCGATTGCGCGCTCGATTGTGAATCGTCCGAAAGTGGTGATCGCGGATGAACCAACCGGAAATTTAGACCCTGAGACATCTTGGGACATTATCAATCTTTTTGAAAAAATCAACCGAACAGGCACGACGATTGTCATGGCGACTCACAACAAAGAAATTGTCAATACAAACCGCCATCGGGTGATTGCTATTGATAACGGGCGGATTGTACGTGACGAGCAGCGAGGTGAGTACGGATATGAAAGCTAG
- a CDS encoding IS256 family transposase — protein sequence MSKSISNIDWMNQLENVIREFVKEKLELIMKEEIQTFLEMEQEGTSNRRNGYYHRNLDTQYGRIEGLSVPRDRKGEFQTQLFTPYQRHTGWLEEAIIKMYQSGMSTREIGKFIERILGKAYSPSTISRMTDIVKEDIEKWHKRPLNKRYSVLYLDGLYVKLRRDTVEKEVIYVVLGVNEEGYREILDFFVGGQESAYGWQEILQQLYKRGVQEVLLGVFDGLPGLEEAFKAVYPKADVQRCVVHKVRNTLNRVRKKDQFEVAEDLKLIYRAPNKEIALQMFQQFESKWSNKYPREVQSWANELDVLLTFMDYPSSIRSVIYTTNAIERTIKEIRKRLKPMNSLSSLEAAEKVVYLTIQDFNEKWAGRKLRGFAEAYETLQQMFEKRYN from the coding sequence ATGTCTAAGAGTATATCGAATATAGATTGGATGAATCAACTGGAAAACGTTATTCGTGAGTTTGTAAAGGAAAAATTAGAGCTGATCATGAAGGAAGAAATCCAGACTTTCCTCGAAATGGAACAAGAGGGAACGTCGAATAGAAGAAACGGCTATTACCATCGAAACCTAGACACGCAGTATGGTCGTATCGAAGGACTTTCTGTTCCAAGAGACCGAAAGGGGGAATTTCAAACGCAGCTGTTCACCCCTTACCAACGCCATACGGGCTGGCTCGAGGAAGCCATCATCAAGATGTATCAAAGTGGTATGAGTACGCGTGAAATTGGCAAGTTTATTGAACGAATTTTAGGCAAGGCCTATTCTCCTTCAACGATCAGTCGTATGACCGATATCGTGAAAGAAGACATTGAGAAATGGCACAAACGTCCCCTGAACAAACGTTATTCTGTCTTATATTTAGACGGATTGTATGTAAAACTTCGTCGCGATACCGTGGAGAAAGAAGTGATTTATGTGGTGTTGGGGGTCAACGAAGAAGGATATCGCGAAATTCTTGATTTTTTCGTAGGAGGACAGGAGAGTGCCTATGGATGGCAAGAGATTCTTCAACAGCTCTACAAAAGAGGCGTACAGGAAGTGCTTCTGGGCGTATTTGATGGCCTTCCGGGGCTAGAGGAAGCCTTTAAGGCTGTTTATCCGAAAGCCGATGTGCAGCGCTGTGTCGTTCACAAAGTACGTAATACCTTAAATCGTGTTCGGAAAAAAGATCAATTTGAAGTGGCAGAGGATCTCAAACTGATTTATCGCGCACCGAATAAGGAGATTGCGTTACAGATGTTTCAACAGTTTGAGTCGAAATGGTCGAACAAGTATCCGAGAGAAGTTCAATCTTGGGCCAATGAGTTGGATGTCCTCCTTACATTTATGGATTATCCAAGCAGTATTCGAAGTGTGATTTACACGACCAATGCCATTGAACGAACGATCAAAGAGATTCGGAAACGTCTAAAGCCGATGAACAGTTTGAGTAGTTTAGAAGCCGCTGAAAAAGTCGTGTATTTGACCATCCAAGATTTTAATGAGAAATGGGCAGGACGAAAATTACGAGGATTTGCTGAAGCCTATGAAACCCTTCAACAAATGTTTGAAAAACGTTATAACTAA
- the ftsX gene encoding permease-like cell division protein FtsX, whose product MKARTVRRHFRESFKSLGRNGWMTFASVSAVTVTLLMVGVFLIILFNMNKAATDMEKDVEIRVHIALNANKQDEQELKEQIESMPQVKSVQFSSKEQELQNLIKDMGDEFKLFKQDNPLYDVFIVKTKNPKDTSKVAEKISHFDHTEKVVYGEKKIKKLFRVLETARNVSLVLLIGLLFTAMFLILNTIKMNIFSRRKEIEIMRLVGATNSFIRWPFLLEGLWIGILGSVIPIAFVAVVYKVIYQYFQTHVHDHFIQILSYTPFVFQVSAIILLVGVFIGMWGSFLSVRRFLKI is encoded by the coding sequence ATGAAAGCTAGAACAGTGCGTCGCCACTTTCGAGAAAGTTTTAAGAGCCTCGGCCGCAACGGCTGGATGACGTTCGCATCCGTTTCGGCAGTGACCGTCACTTTATTGATGGTCGGAGTGTTTCTGATCATTTTATTTAATATGAACAAAGCAGCCACGGATATGGAAAAAGACGTCGAAATCAGGGTGCATATTGCTCTTAACGCCAATAAGCAAGACGAACAAGAGCTCAAAGAACAAATTGAATCGATGCCCCAAGTGAAATCCGTCCAGTTTTCCTCAAAAGAACAAGAATTGCAAAATTTGATTAAAGACATGGGAGACGAATTTAAACTTTTTAAACAAGATAATCCTCTTTACGATGTGTTCATCGTCAAAACGAAAAATCCGAAAGATACGTCAAAAGTGGCTGAGAAAATCAGTCATTTCGATCATACGGAAAAAGTTGTCTACGGAGAAAAGAAAATCAAAAAATTGTTTCGGGTGCTTGAAACGGCAAGGAATGTCAGCCTTGTGCTTCTGATAGGATTATTGTTCACCGCCATGTTTTTAATTTTGAACACGATTAAAATGAACATCTTTTCAAGACGAAAAGAAATTGAAATTATGAGACTCGTTGGAGCCACCAATTCGTTTATTCGCTGGCCTTTTTTACTGGAAGGGCTTTGGATCGGAATTTTAGGTTCTGTCATTCCAATCGCATTTGTGGCGGTCGTCTATAAAGTAATCTATCAATATTTTCAAACGCATGTGCATGATCATTTTATCCAAATTCTTTCCTATACGCCTTTTGTGTTCCAAGTAAGCGCCATTATTTTATTGGTCGGCGTTTTTATCGGAATGTGGGGAAGCTTCTTGTCTGTTCGCCGCTTCTTGAAAATTTAA
- a CDS encoding murein hydrolase activator EnvC family protein, protein MVKKRVVLSAALAASLGLGSNFGFTKAAFASKISDLESKNTQIEQKKADLKHHLQEKDQKLNELKDQQSKLAKEIKAIDMAAQDAELKIAEKQKQMKETNEKIENLKKEIKVIQKRIQERNEVLKERARALQQSGGSASYIDVLLGAESFSDFIDRATAVTALVNADKTILDEQKKDEEKLENNRKEVEKELDRLTGMVQDLKDLTARLNAKRTEKDSLMRQLAKEQKDVENDKLSLQEEQELLASQQSAIQQAIQSEKNRKKEAAQAPQPTGNEHSVQSASQGPMPEVSSGAFTRPAAGVISSEFGARGSEFHEGIDIANSGSNVPIVAAASGEVIRSYYSTSYGNCIFISHSINGKVFTTVYAHMSARLVQSGHVSKGQVIGYMGSTGQSTGQHLHFEIHEGPWTPDKRYAVNPRKYINF, encoded by the coding sequence ATGGTGAAAAAGAGAGTCGTTCTTTCAGCCGCTTTGGCTGCTTCTTTAGGGCTTGGAAGCAATTTTGGCTTCACAAAAGCCGCTTTTGCTTCCAAAATTTCAGATTTGGAATCGAAAAATACACAAATCGAACAAAAAAAGGCGGACCTCAAGCATCATCTTCAAGAAAAAGACCAAAAACTAAACGAGCTAAAAGACCAGCAAAGCAAGTTGGCGAAAGAAATAAAAGCGATCGATATGGCTGCTCAAGATGCCGAATTAAAAATTGCTGAGAAACAAAAACAAATGAAAGAGACAAACGAAAAAATCGAAAATCTGAAAAAAGAAATTAAAGTAATTCAAAAGCGTATTCAGGAACGGAACGAAGTGCTTAAGGAACGGGCACGTGCACTTCAGCAAAGCGGGGGAAGCGCTAGCTACATAGACGTGCTGCTTGGTGCTGAAAGTTTTAGTGATTTTATCGACCGCGCCACAGCGGTGACTGCTCTTGTAAACGCCGATAAAACGATTTTGGATGAGCAAAAAAAAGATGAAGAAAAGCTAGAGAATAATCGCAAAGAAGTAGAAAAAGAGTTGGACCGTTTAACAGGAATGGTGCAGGATTTAAAAGATTTAACGGCACGTTTAAATGCCAAACGAACGGAAAAAGACTCGTTGATGAGGCAGTTGGCAAAAGAGCAGAAAGACGTTGAAAACGATAAATTAAGCCTTCAAGAAGAGCAAGAATTGCTGGCATCTCAACAGTCGGCTATTCAACAAGCGATTCAAAGCGAGAAAAACCGAAAAAAAGAGGCCGCACAAGCACCACAGCCAACTGGCAATGAACATTCCGTTCAGTCCGCCAGCCAAGGTCCGATGCCTGAAGTTTCGTCTGGGGCCTTTACTCGGCCGGCAGCCGGGGTGATTTCTTCTGAGTTTGGCGCTAGAGGTTCTGAATTCCATGAAGGAATCGATATCGCGAACAGCGGCTCCAACGTTCCAATAGTGGCTGCCGCATCAGGAGAAGTGATTCGCTCCTATTATTCTACTTCTTATGGAAACTGTATTTTTATTTCACATTCCATTAATGGAAAAGTATTTACGACGGTTTATGCCCATATGTCCGCGCGTCTCGTCCAATCGGGACACGTTTCGAAAGGACAAGTGATCGGTTATATGGGAAGCACGGGACAATCAACCGGCCAGCATCTTCATTTTGAAATTCATGAAGGGCCATGGACTCCGGATAAAAGATATGCTGTTAACCCACGGAAATATATTAATTTTTAG